The nucleotide sequence ttttttcGTCTCTTTCCAACTTTACTTTCTGTAAAGTGCTGATCCAGATGCCAAAATCTTATCATATCCACTGTCAGTCCCAGTTAAAGTTAAAAACTGCATGCCACATGCAATTTCTTTACACATTTTATTTCATATACAAAATCAATGATAGAGCCAACAACACATGTTTTGTTCTCACCCATCTTTATCTGATAAGTAGGCCAAGTTGAAATCAATTTTGCCAACTATGACAAAAGTCCCTTTTGCTCGTAAAGAAAATTGTACTGTTCAGTCATCATCACATTCATTCTTGTTCCACAAAAAGTACCTAGAGCAATCAAATTGTACACTACAACAGTAAAAAAGAAAGACATGATTGAAATTTAACCCTTAGGATTGGTGTTAGGATTAATGGTGTGATAATTATTTATCATGTCATTAATCTTTATCTCGCGAACCAAACGGAGCCTTAAGGATAAGTAATGTACGTTATTAAGGTTAACTAATGACCTTTCTCAATCATTGATGCCATATTGAGGCCCCCATACTTCAACGAACTTTATCTCCTCTTTTTCTGTCCCTCTCATGCCAAAAGTTGAGAAAAAGACATGTTAATGGCATCACATCTAACCCTAAAAGCTGACTCCCATTTTCAAAATGACATTATGCTAATTGGGGTAGAGTTTTATCCATGTAGCTTTGACTTTTAAGCTAATTTGTGGTTTTGGATTATTTTCTCCCGACTCTTTAAATTGCCCTCTTCATTTCCCCATTCACACCACTACTACATCGATAGAGAGAGCGTCTGGACTTCTCCCTCCTCTTCCGCACCGTTTCATTCCtccacgatttttttttttttaaaagggaaagaaatcaGTGGAAATAAATTAAATTGGATTTCTTTTTTGGAGAAAAAAAGGGGGGAATGAAGGGAGGGATCAAGTGTTTCCTGTCGTGTCTCCTCCCCTGCGGTAGCCTCGACGTCGTCCGCGTCGTCCACCCCAGCGGCCGCGTCGATGAGATCGCGGCCGCGGTCACCGCCGCCGACGTCATGCTCGCGCACCCCAACCACGCCGTCCGCCACCACCCGCCCTGCGAGCTCCTCCCGCCGCACGCGCGCCTGCAGCGAGGCCGGATCTACTTCCTCGTCCCCGTCGTCGCCGCCCCCCACAAGGCCGCGCCGCCGCGGCCTCGCGCCAAGGCGCCGATGAAGAAGAAAGGGGCGGGCGATTGGGACCGGGAGAATGCAGACGCTGAGAGGGGCGCGCTGGAGAAGGGGTTGCCGGCGCAGTTGAGCAGGGATCGCTGGAGGCGGGGGGGCCGGAGGGTCGGCGCGTGGCGGCCGCATTTGGAAAGCATCGTCGAGATCTCCACGAGCGAATTAAAAAATTAGGCTTTTCCGCCTCTCTAATGTTCAAATTAAGGCATATTGCAAAAATTTAgtaaagtttttttttccttatttaatctcttttttttttaaaaaaaaaaaactatttcgattGGTATTAATACACATATCAAGTGCGTACACTTCCTGCAAATGCGGGATGTTTTCGTGACTTGAATTTGTAACCTCCACGCCACATGATATTAACTTTTTGTTTTGATCCATattaatacatataatatactgaAATTAATACACACATTATTTTGGGTACGatatgttttttaaaaagataTATTGTTTTCACTCCCCCTAAAATCTAAACTatacaattttttaaatttattaggagATCTTAAATTATGAAGTGAAACACGGGTATTTCCACTACATATTTTTAACTCGTCTTATATTTTCATTTTGCTCGATATGATAGGTGAGACAAAGAACCCTTAGTAATATTTTGGGACACGGAGCCCTACATTTAAAGATCTTTCTTTCTCATACGAATGCAAAGACAATGACACCGCCGTGGTGGTCTACAATTAGTTAAAGAGGTTGGCATGTTCATTGCTTATTTATCGGTTTAATGGGCAcgttctaacattcaaaaaggaGGAGGAGATTTATGGACACCACATGTGAAGGGGAGGGACATTCCATGTGAGGTTTTGGTTGATTTAGGTATGCTACTATTGAAGGCTTTTAGGAGCAAGTCTTATAGTAAAAGAGAATgatatctagatagaaatccttcaattgaaaataaaaaagaaaaaagagaggatATTTCACAAAACATTTTGTGTTCAATAAACATGTatagtttaattttcttttacctaCGTAGTTAGAAATGATATATGAAGAGTAACAGAAAaatcctaatttagggttagggtTGCTCTCACTGAAGATTAAATTGAACTATTAATAATGGTTTATTCTAATTAACACATGTCCAATAAAAGAATATAGTTGAAACTAGAAGCTAACACATCCAACAAAAGAGTGGCGGGAAAAGTGTATCCATTGACATCCTCTAATTCGTCTATTTTCTTGACCTTGATAACATTTTAGTCCTAGTTTGTAGAATCATGAAGTACCAAATCACTTTTGGATCATTTGGAATCATTTTTACAGTGAAATTGGAGTAAGAATTAGTGGGATCGCATAGGATCAGTAAAATCAATACGATACCATATTACAACGATTTTACACATTTTTTATTAGGGCTGCTttgtttgaatttaaatttgatcattTTGTGGTTCTTTTTTTTTAGGAGCCAGAAGCCCCATACCCTAAAAATTAGATCTTAACTAATTCCCAAATTGACTATGAACTATGACTTTAGTATCCAAAGTACTTTGATAGTTATCTCTGAAATTATAGCTAGCACTTTAGTCGAGTCCAAGAGCAATTGGAGAAATACCTTTTGAAAACTCTATATATTAGAAAGGCAACGTGTGGTATTTAgagaaataatataaaatttgagTTTCAATGTCAAATGGAATGAATTTTTAGAGGTCAAGTTTCTAAATATGCTTAAGTTGAACTTTAAATTTACCTAATAAGGAATTAAAGAGGAAGGCCATCTGTGTAGAAAATATGTTTCTTTAATTCGTTCGGATCCCCTCGGTTCCCTCTTGATCCGATACACATTTAGATATCTTTTATCTAAAATATCTTAATTCTGATAATTTTtagcaattttttattttatcaatatataaaaactcaattaaatatattgataaagtaaaaaaaatattaaaaaattataatttgtgTACGGAAGTAGAGAAGTGAAGAGAAATCCTAAATCCAACCGTAAACCCTAACCTCGAAGCAATTAATATCGATCTGCTTGCCCGGTAACGTGGAGTCAAAACCGGCCGGCCACCTGCTCCCATTAACTGCTCGCACGGATCTCCCGTCGCCATCGCGCCCCCCTAACTCCCACGGCAGCGTACCATCTTCTTCGCTGGAACAGCGACCGCTGTGTCACGGTCTCGCCCACAACCTGTTCGACTCAATGCCCACGACACTGATCGTTCAATCATTTACTGTGCTGGTTTCATCGCCTCCTCACGATTCACATGCGCAGTGCAGCGGCTGAAGCTTCCGCTCGCTGGGTATAAATTTGGATGAACTCCATGTGTATCATCACTCAATTACCTTCTTCTCAACGAGGAAGCTAAGGGCAATGGAGTTGCACCATGGAAGTTTCTGATCAAGGTATTTAACTATTTCACCCAAGaagaaggtatatatatatatatttattgttAGAATTAGTTTTTGTTGAATTAAGGAAGCATTTTCTAACATATTTGATGATATATTTTCTTGAAAAACATGAACCATTCTCTGTCTAAAAGAAATGCTATGAAACATGCATCTTGTTCATGATTGTTGTGTCGTCTATTCTCCATCGCCAGAAGAAAATTAAAGCAATGAAAAAGAAAACGGAATTGTGTACTTTCAAATTTAATCAAAAATACTTTAATTTTAtccaaattactttaaaatttaaaattattgtagCAACTATATAATAATTGTAACactattaattataattttaaagtgGGTTGGATAAAATTAAAGCAAAGACTATTTTGATATTAATTATAGTGCTTAATATAGAGTAATTTTGAACTGgatatatataattttgtgataaaaaatgataattaatGTTTTAAAGCCTGTGGTCTTGCGACACTTGATCTATAGAGAAGAATCAAAATTTTGTGTCTACTTTCGGATAAATGATGTCTTTAATTGAATACATTTTTCATAGCAGCTAAAAGCTTGGATGAGGCAGTAATATTCCCCTCTTACTTACTTCAGTGGTGCTCTGCTTAATCTTCAATTGTGGTTCCAAAAGCTAAGGTAGTAAACAAGTTTTATgatattcaagcttgtttaattaaaaaaaatcatgtcaagtcaaaccaaacctaaaataaaaatcattgaaataattattcaagtttgacttaatatttttttttatgagtttaaactagttcaagtttaatttaagattgattcatttagatgttattgaactcttaatttaaatttttagattttaaagttatttagttggttattaaatttaataatacatttatatatttttaagcttatttatttatttaattagaagagttatttagcttatttatttaattgattaattttatgtGCATTGAAGTACATAAATAAAATGAGTTCTTATCAAACTGAataataaacttaaatttaataaattcatttacaaccctaccaaAAGCTGTAACCAGCTTCCAGTCCAGCTTATGCATCAtttattgagcaggaccattccACCGGACCTTCATCTCTGGCATCCACTTTTTGACCTTCAGCTATTGACAGTAGAGCTGAAGATCCAGGcagataacaaaaataaataaaatgatggAAACGTATTCTGAATTTTGCATGCATAACTTGAGTGTCTTCGGTGGTGAGGTTGTGTGCTTCTTTTGCCTGCAGTTCTTTAGTTTAATGGCTGGTCGACGAGACGGCAGGGCGTGCAGTGCCACGGTCGAGCTGAAGAGGGACTTTCGTCGAGCACTTTGTTGTGATCTTGCGGGATACTGAGTGAGTGAGTGAGCAAGGCGGCGTTTTGATGGGAAGCAGAGGGTCGGAGGGACCTGACCGGCCGTCGCCGCGCGTGCCGCTGTACCTGCGGAGCACGGCCTGCTCTGAGGCTAACAGCGTGCGTCACCGCCCGGCtgcggccgccgccgccgcctccgacCGCAGTGTCAAGGTGTCGTCCCTTGGCGGCTCGCAGGAGGTAAGGTGCGAGATTGGTGTTCTTCGCTTTCGGTTCTGTGGTTGATGCGTTCTGTTGAACAGAGGAAGCGGGGCACAAGGGTGGTGGAGCTCGAGACGAAGCTGAGCAAGTCCCAGGCGGAGCTGAAGAAGCTAAAAGAGCGTCTGGCCGAGGCGGAGGCCGCCAAGGTCGAGGCGGAGCAAGCTCTCGCAAAGGCGAAGAAGCGGACCCCACTCGCTGCCGCCGTGGCCGTGGACGCGAAGGCGGAGGAGGAAACGCCTGCTCAGGCTCCGGATTATCGACTGGAAGATGTTCGACAAAATGTCAACGAGGAGGAGACCGTCACTTCCCCGGCGACTATGGACGTATTCGAAGTAGTAGCGCCAGCCGAGCCCGTTCCGCCGGAGCATGAAGTCGACGGCGAGCAGGGGAAAGAGGAAAATGTGGCGGAGAAGCAGCAAGAGGAGGAGACAAAGGCAATGATTGAGAAATTAGAGAGACATGAAGACAATGagactgctgctgctgctgctgttgcagaggaagaggaagaagagaaggaagtagTCATTCTAGAAGCCAAGCTTttggagaaggagagggaagtgGCAGTTCTACTCGAAGAAAACAAGATCTTCAAGATCAAAGCAGAGGAAGAAGCCAAGCAGCTTGCAGAATCTGCTCAGGCCAAGCAAGAACACCTCGCGGCACAGCTGAATTCGATAGAGAAGAAACTCAAAGACAGCAAAACTAAAGAGCAGCAATTGAGCTCGCAGCTGGAGGCGGCAGAAGGCAGCAAGGCGACATTGGAGATGGACTTGAAGCGGATGAAGGTGCAAATGGAGCAATGGCGGAAGGCCGCAGAGGCGGCCGCGGAGGTACTTGCCACCGCCGGAAACGATGCAAGTGAGGAGATGAGTGACAGAATCTTAGCCGAGCGTTGCAGCTCAATGGACAAATACCTTGAGGCCGATTACAGAAGCTGGGAATCGCCGTCGATCGACGAAGATACAGATGAGGATGGCAGCGGCGGCGGATGGGGAAGGAGGAAGGGTGCCGGTGTGCGGATGTTCGGAAACCTTTGGAAGAAGAACCAGCATAAATGAAGTGATAGTAGTAGTTCATCACCCCCTTTGCTCCGTCTTCCTATCAGTTTAGCTTCTTATGCATTGGCCTGTGAACTCACCAATCAAACATGGAAGGTAGTAAGGTTATGAGGGTTGATGTTGCCTATGTATATTCTAAAGCTCGATATGGAGCTTCTAATGTTGAGCAAGATGTTGAAATTATGTTGGGAAAGAAGTTGTCTGTATTCATCTTTATTGTAATATGTGATCATTGTCTCACGGGGTATGGCACGGTGGTAAAAGGCAAGATACCCTGGGATTATAGTGCGGTAAGTAACTAATATTCAAATCTCACCTACGGCATATTATAATCAGAGCGTTTGAAAGATTTGTGATGTTGGCTCATCTGTCAAAATTATCTTTCAATTTATCTTAGTGATAGGTGAATCAGTCATTTTAGAATTAGTCGAACCGTAAAAGTTGATTGCTTGAATTATAGAAAGAAAACAAATGGTAAGAGACAAGACTCATTCCCATACAAGTAGGATTTAAATTTCACGTTGGGCATTTTTAAACACCTACGGGGTTTGAACTATTAGTAACGTTGGGTGCCTCACCTTGATCCACTTGTATTTCTTGGATTCCATCCACCTCTAGGACTAATTGGATTGAAGGCTTAAATATTCGGATTGTAATATGTGATCATTAAGTATTAATACGTTAAAGGTTTTTTTTGGATAATTTAGGTATCCAACTCTTCAAACcgattaattttgaagataaatGATTCGacccatatattttttttttattgactaTCAGATAAATCAAAAAACGTTCACAGAAATTCATTTAAATGATCAGTGTTCTTATAGATTTTGCAATCAGCACTGAGACTGAGTGTGTCCTGCATTCGAAGTTCCGAGCTTGGGGTACAAGCCGGTGTCCTCCACTGGCGAAAGGCCAGTGACAAAGCTAATGAAGGACATGGAATTGGAATGAAGCAGAGATCCTCGCACAACTTCTTTGAGGGATTGGAATGGAGCAGAGATCCTCGCTCAACTTCTTTGAAGGAATGAACTTTTTTTCTCCTTTATTGTGTTAATAAATTTGTCACAGAACTTTCATAATTCGAAAAAACACCTATTACACTTTTGTTATATCTCCTcccttcttttcattttcaaatatttaCTCATTTCAGTCAAAAATTTATTATTCTCAATTTAAacaatctaattcaaattaatatattAGAGAGACTAGCAAGATTACATTAATTTAAACGGGCCGATGGACCACGAGaacttcaaattaattcaaataaaaattaataggCTCCTACGAACCTTTTTAATGTATTTATAGCAacgtaaattaaaaataataaattttaaacttataaaagTTCGATAAAATTTATCATAAGCTCATGTCCCCACATATTAACATAATTGATACATACATAAGTGTTTATTTTAATAGATCTTGGGGTCAATTTTTAACTAATATAAAATACATCTTTTACCGTGAGACCAATAATATTGGATCGCTTAGAGTGATTGATATCACCTTCTACTCCAATAAGATAATAATACTTATTAATCAACACCACTAATATATTCTTAGGACTCTTCTAAttcaaaaaatatcaaatattaaCGTAAAACTCTAAAttactttaaatcaaaattaatatatctCTTTAAAATATCCATGCCCTCAAAGGGCATTCACAATACTGAATATTTCTCTCAAATATATAAGATCCTCACATCCAaatcaaatatttataaaatagacCTATTAAATATCtcacttttaaatattttaaattttatcattaaatatatttttaaatctttttattaaaaaaaattaaagagaaagatatcaCAATCATTTTTTTAACCGATTGAGAAAATTTTAAacgtgaaagaaaaaaaattgaacaggAAAATAGAGGGTGATGTTTCGGTTCAATAAAATGTGGAACTTTTTCTATATCAATCTGACAAAACTGATTGAGCACTGAATTTTTCTAACTCAAATGGAATGAGAAAGTAAATTGATTATTAGTGCCACAAACTGCTTAACCTTATTCATATCACAAGCCTTCCATAAAAACAAATCTATTATTTTTGACCATTCTACTAGCTAAGATCTCTTTACATCGTGAGACAATCGTTAACTGGGCAGGTTTCGTAAGGGTGCTGGTAGTGATAATACGGGTGTGGGGCTGCAGGATACATGATGTAGTAGCTCGCCGGCATCGGCTGCCAAGTCATCGTATTGAACTCGGCCACAGTCGCTGGTTTCTCCTCTTTCTTTGCTACCGCGGGTTTCTGCTCTTTCTTTTCTTCGGCTGATCCGATGCTGACGAGGTCGGCAGTACCCATCTTCCTCCTGAGGATGGTGGTCAGCGCAACCGAGTCAACACCATCGCCAACCACGATGAGGCAGTCTTTGTCCAGAGCCACAGAGAGCACGCCGGGCAAGCCGACGGCGGTCTTGAGAGCTTTGGAGCACCTCTTGGCGTCTTTCATGGCCACCTTCAACACCACCTTCTGCTTAGCCATCTTAAGAATTAATCAAAGCAGTGACTAGTGTTGTAGCTTGATTTCAGATTGTGAAGGAAAGAAGCGTTTATATAGACGGAAAGCAAGAAAGGGAACAAGTGTTAGCGAACTCAGTAGGAAGTCTCCTCACGGAAGACTGATTATCCAAGTCAACTAAGTCAAGTCAACTAAGTCAAGCCAACTAAGTCAAGTCAACCAAGTTACATGACAGGAAGAGCAGACACTAAGCGGACTTGGAACAGTTAGATAGGCATCCAATTTTGACTCAAAAGGGAAACAGAAAAGAAGAAATGTTTCTCAAGCTTCAATTACTTGTGCAACAGTTGCTCGATTCTATATGGAGTTAGAATATTGAGTTatgattcaaataaaaaaaaaaaatgagaatcaCATAGATGATGTTAAACTAAATGCCTAGTATACAAAAATGGACAGAAATGAGAACgttaaaaagaaaatcaaaattaTACCTATTGAGaagaaattctaaaaaatatatttaaaatagtacaTAGTTATATTACTAATAAATATTCCAATTAAATAATATGAAATTACGATCAATATGCATATTAAATAAGAAAGATCAAATAAAatttagtaacaataaaataagataaaaaaatatagataatgatgATAAACCCAGCCAAAGCTGATCCCAAGCTcggttgaaaaaaaaacaaaggttgTTCGTTAGATTATCAGCCAGCGTAGACTTAGAGGCAAATGTTTAATGAATGGATCCATCAAACTATTGTGTTAATACTTGAATATTCCCAAGAAGGAATACATTTAGGGTCCGACTGTAAAGTCTCGATAAAGACTGTTACATCTCTATAAGAACTTAGGTATAatattaaatatgcaagagtttgcATTGTAAAGTTTGACTGCAACGTTTTGACAAGAACCGCTGTATTTCCATGAGAACTTGAGTTTAGtgttaaatatgtaagagttctTACACCATAAGTTAGATAAAAACAAATATTATAAGAAATTTAATTGTCTAAGATTTgaaatgtcacgccccgaggatATACTTATCCTCCAAAGTGAACGGTACCCTCTAGTGATAATA is from Zingiber officinale cultivar Zhangliang chromosome 7B, Zo_v1.1, whole genome shotgun sequence and encodes:
- the LOC122004466 gene encoding uncharacterized protein LOC122004466; this encodes MKGGIKCFLSCLLPCGSLDVVRVVHPSGRVDEIAAAVTAADVMLAHPNHAVRHHPPCELLPPHARLQRGRIYFLVPVVAAPHKAAPPRPRAKAPMKKKGAGDWDRENADAERGALEKGLPAQLSRDRWRRGGRRVGAWRPHLESIVEISTSELKN
- the LOC122006097 gene encoding interactor of constitutive active ROPs 4-like produces the protein MGSRGSEGPDRPSPRVPLYLRSTACSEANSVRHRPAAAAAAASDRSVKVSSLGGSQERKRGTRVVELETKLSKSQAELKKLKERLAEAEAAKVEAEQALAKAKKRTPLAAAVAVDAKAEEETPAQAPDYRLEDVRQNVNEEETVTSPATMDVFEVVAPAEPVPPEHEVDGEQGKEENVAEKQQEEETKAMIEKLERHEDNETAAAAAVAEEEEEEKEVVILEAKLLEKEREVAVLLEENKIFKIKAEEEAKQLAESAQAKQEHLAAQLNSIEKKLKDSKTKEQQLSSQLEAAEGSKATLEMDLKRMKVQMEQWRKAAEAAAEVLATAGNDASEEMSDRILAERCSSMDKYLEADYRSWESPSIDEDTDEDGSGGGWGRRKGAGVRMFGNLWKKNQHK
- the LOC122006099 gene encoding heavy metal-associated isoprenylated plant protein 16-like; translation: MAKQKVVLKVAMKDAKRCSKALKTAVGLPGVLSVALDKDCLIVVGDGVDSVALTTILRRKMGTADLVSIGSAEEKKEQKPAVAKKEEKPATVAEFNTMTWQPMPASYYIMYPAAPHPYYHYQHPYETCPVNDCLTM